The Suncus etruscus isolate mSunEtr1 chromosome 14, mSunEtr1.pri.cur, whole genome shotgun sequence genome contains a region encoding:
- the TRPM4 gene encoding transient receptor potential cation channel subfamily M member 4, whose product MVGAEKDQSWIPKIFKKKTCTTFIVDPTDPGGTWCQCGRNRGDHSAVAVEDAFGAAVVTVWDSAMHTTEHPTDAYGEVDFLGTSRKASNFLRLSDRTNPATVYNLVTRKWGFGAPNLVVSVLGGSGGPTLQTWLQDLLRRGLVRAAQSTGAWVVTGGLHTGIGRHVGVAVRDHQMASTGGAKVVAMGVAPWGLVRNRDTLINPKGSFPVRYQWHGEPKDGQQFHLDYNYSAFLLVDDGTHGHPGSETRFRLNFEAHIAQQKTGVKETGIDIPVLLLLIDGDEKMLKRIEDATQAHLPCLLVAGSGGAADCLAEVLEDTLARGNGGSWRGEGQDRIKRFFPKGDPEVLLAQVERIMTRKELLTVYSSEDGPEEFETIVLKALVKACGTSEASAYLDELRLAVAWNRVDIAQSELFRGDILWRSNDLEASLMDALLNDRPEFVRLLISHGLNLGHFLTPKRLANLYSAAPSNSLIRNLLDQVSHGVGTKTQIAKPSLEPRPPDIGQLLRLLLGETCAPRYRIEDARDPNQGHHECMETNCLLSSTSPLELVLDDVLGQSPWNDLLLWAVLLNRAQMAVYFWEMGSNAVASALGACLLLRVLARLEPEAEEAARRKKLAAKFEGLGVDLFGECYRSSEVRAARLLLHRCKLWGSATCLQLAMQADSRFFFAQDGVQSLLTQKWWGEMDSTTPIWALVLAFFCPPLIFTDLITFRRSDEESSPKDLELDVDKGINGEGPAGPPDTHEKKTLGVLQSSRPCSSSLRLRHWSQFWGAPVTAFMGNVVSYLLFLLLFARVLLVDFRPQPPGPLELVLYFWAFTLLCEELRQGLGGGWGNLASQGPGPSPSHAPLRHRLHLYLADTWNQCDLVALTCFLLGVVCRLIPGLYDLGHTVLCLDFMVFTLRLLHIFTVNKQLGPKIVIVNKMMKDVFFFLFFLGVWLVAYGVATEGLLRPRDRDLPGILRRVFYRPYLQIFGQIPQEEMDVALMDHANCSSDPGFWARPVGPRAGSCVSLYANWLVVLLLIVFLLVANILLINLLIAMFSHTFGKVQGNSDLYWKTQRYSLIREFHSRPALAPPLIVISHVRLLIKRLCRRRSHEPSSPDSQHFRVLLSKEAEQKLLTWESVQKENFLLARARDKRESDSERLKRTSQKVDTALKHLRQIREYEQRLKGLEQEVQHCSRVLGWVAEALSRSAMLPPGGPPPPSPPRPRD is encoded by the exons GGGGACATGGTGTCAGTGTGGGCGCAACCGGGGGGACCACTCAGCTGTGGCCGTGGAGGACGCGTTCGGGGCGGCCGTGGTGACGGTGTGGGACAGCGCCATGCACACCACTGAGCACCCCACGGATGCCTACGGAGAGGTGGACTTCCTGGGCACCAGCCGCAAGGCCAGCAAC TTCCTCCGGCTCTCTGACCGCACGAATCCGGCCACGGTTTACAACCTGGTGACGCGCAAATGGGGCTTCGGGGCCCCAAACCTGGTGGTTTCCGTGCTGGGGGGCTCAGGGGGACCCACACTCCAGACCTGGCTGCAGGACCTGCTGCGTCGAGGGCTGGTGCGGGCCGCCCAGAGCACAG GGGCCTGGGTCGTCACGGGGGGCCTGCACACCGGCATCGGCCGGCACGTGGGCGTGGCTGTGCGCGACCACCAGATGGCCAGCACCGGGGGCGCCAAGGTCGTGGCCATGGGAGTGGCCCCTTGGGGCCTGGTTCGGAACAGAGACACCCTCATCAATCCCAAG GGCTCCTTCCCTGTGAGGTACCAGTGGCACGGGGAGCCCAAAGATGGACAGCAGTTCCACCTGGACTACAACTACTCGGCCTTCCTTCTGGTGGACGATGGCACCCACGGCCACCCGGGCAGCGAGACCCGCTTTCGTCTGAACTTTGAGGCCCACATAGCTCAGCAGAAGACGGGGGTCAAGG AGACTGGAATTGACATCCCTGTCCTCCTGCTCCTGATCGACGGGGACGAGAAGATGTTGAAG CGGATAGAGGATGCCACCCAGGCCCATCTCCCCTGTCTCCTGGTGGCCGGGTCTGGGGGCGCTGCCGACTGCCTGGCTGAGGTCCTGGAGGACACACTGGCCCGGGGCAATGGGGGCAGCTGGCGTGGTGAAGGTCAAGATCGGATTAAGCGTTTTTTCCCCAAAGGGGACCCTGAAGTCTTGCTGGCTCAG GTGGAAAGGATCATGACCCGGAAGGAGCTGTTGACAGTCTACTCATCCGAGGATGGCCCTGAGGAATTTGAGACAATCGTTTTGAAGGCTCTCGTGAAGG CCTGTGGGACCTCTGAGGCCTCGGCTTACCTGGATGAGCTGCGTCTGGCTGTGGCTTGGAATCGTGTGGATATTGCTCAGAGTGAACTGTTTCGGGGAGACATCCTGTGGAGG TCCAACGACCTGGAAGCCTCGCTCATGGATGCCCTGCTCAATGACCGGCCGGAGTTTGTGCGCCTGCTCATCTCCCATGGACTCAACCTGGGCCATTTCCTCACCCCAAAGCGCCTGGCCAACCTCTACAGCGCGGCGCCCTCTAACTCGCTCATCCGCAATCTCCTGGACCAGGTGTCCCACGGTGTGGGCACCAAAACACAAATTGCTAAACCCTCTCTGGAACCCCGACCCCCAGACATAGGGCAGTTGTTGCGACTCCTGCTGGGGGAGACGTGTGCGCCCAGGTACCGCATCGAGGATGCCCGGGATCCCAACCAGGGCCACCACGAATGCATGGAGACG AACTGTCTGCTGTCCAGCACTTCCCCTTTGGAACTGGTGCTGGACGATGTGCTTGGCCAGTCCCCCTGGAATGACCTACTCCTCTGGGCTGTCCTGCTGAACAGAGCGCAGATGGCCGTGTACTTTTGGGAGATG GGTTCCAATGCAGTGGCCTCTGCTCTGGGTGCCTGCTTGCTGCTCCGTGTGCTGGCCCGCCTGGAACCCGAGGCCGAGGAAGCAGCTCGCAGGAAGAAGCTGGCGGCCAAGTTCGAAGGCCTGGGCGTGG ATCTCTTTGGGGAGTGCTACCGCAGCAGCGAGGTCCGGGCTGCCCGCCTGCTTCTGCACCGCTGTAAGCTGTGGGGTAGTGCCACTTGTCTGCAGCTGGCCATGCAGGCTGACTCCCGCTTCTTCTTCGCCCAGGATGGGGTCCAG TCTCTGCTGACACAGAAGTGGTGGGGGGAGATGGACAGCACCACCCCCATCTGGGCCCTGGTTCTCGCCTTCTTTTGCCCCCCACTCATCTTCACCGACCTCATCACCTTCAG GAGGTCAGACGAGGAGTCTTCGCCAAAGGATCTGGAACTTGACGTGGACAAGGGCATCAACGGGGAAGGGCCTGCGGG GCCGCCTGACACTCACGAGAAGAAGACCTTAGGAGTGCTGCAGTCCTCTAGACCCTGCAGTTCCTCCCTTCGCCTGCGCCACTGGTCCCAGTTCTGGGGCGCCCCCGTGACAGCCTTTATGGGCAACGTGGTCAGCTAcctcctcttcctgctcctcttcGCCCGGGTACTGCTCGTGGACTTCAGGCCCCAGCCCCCAGGCCCCCTGGAGCTGGTGCTCTACTTCTGGGCCTTCACCCTGCTCTGTGAGGAGCTGCGCCAGGGCCTGGGGGGCGGCTGGGGGAATCTGGCCTCCCAGGGGCCTGGGCCCAGCCCCAGCCATGCCCCGCTGCGCCACCGGCTTCACCTCTACCTCGCTGACACGTGGAACCAGTGCGACCTGGTGGCCCTCACCTGCTTCCTCCTGGGCGTGGTGTGTCG GCTGATCCCGGGCCTGTACGACTTGGGCCACACTGTCCTCTGCCTGGACTTCATGGTCTTCACGCTGCGGCTGCTGCACATCTTCACCGTCAACAAGCAACTGGGGCCCAAGATTGTCATTGTGAACAAGATG ATGAAGGacgtcttcttcttcctcttcttcctgggCGTGTGGCTAGTGGCTTACGGGGTTGCCACCGAAGGGCTCCTTCGGCCTCGGGACCGTGATCTCCCCGGGATCCTGCGCCGAGTCTTCTACCGACCGTATCTGCAGATCTTTGGGCAGATCCCCCAGGAGGAGATGGATG TGGCTCTGATGGATCATGCCAACTGCTCCTCAGACCCTGGCTTCTGGGCGCGCCCAGTGGGGCCCCGGGCAGGCTCCTGCGTCTCCCTTTATGCCAACTGGCTCGTGGTGCTCCTGCTCATCGTCTTCCTGCTCGTAGCCAACATCCTGCTGATCAACTTGCTCATTGCCATGTTCAG CCACACCTTCGGCAAGGTCCAGGGCAACAGCGACCTCTACTGGAAGACGCAGCGCTACAGCCTCATCCGGGAATTCCACTCTCGGCCCGCGCTGGCCCCGCCCCTTATCGTCATCTCCCACGTGCGCCTGCTCATCAAGCGACTGTGCCGCCGTCGCAGCCACGAGCCTTCCTCCCCGGACTCGCAGCATTTTC GGGTCCTCCTGTCCAAGGAGGCCGAGCAGAAACTGTTGACCTGGGAGTCGGTGCAGAAGGAGAATTTCTTGCTGGCTCGGGCGCGGGACAAGCGGGAGAGCGACTCGGAGCGGCTGAAGCGCACATCGCAGAA GGTGGACACAGCTCTGAAGCATCTCCGGCAGATCCGCGAGTACGAGCAGCGTCTGAAGGGGCTGGAACAGGAG GTCCAGCATTGCAGCCGTGTCCTGGGCTGGGTGGCCGAAGCCCTGAGCCGCTCTGCGATGCTGCCCCCAGGGGGACCACCACCTCCATCCCCACCGAGGCCCAGAG ATTGA